The Aphelocoma coerulescens isolate FSJ_1873_10779 chromosome 14, UR_Acoe_1.0, whole genome shotgun sequence genome has a window encoding:
- the BRI3 gene encoding membrane protein BRI3, translated as MDSKPLLQERPPAYSPAAPGAPGYDYGHGNYGTIPAPQPGFQPPPPYSYPGAAAAPGYAVPPPTSQPGYSSTYTIIQQPATTTSVVVVGGCPACRVGVLEDTFTCLGVLCAIVFFPIGILFCLALRQRRCPNCGAAFG; from the exons ATGGACAGCAAACCGCTGCTGCAGGAGCGGCCCCCCGCCTACAGCCCCGCCGCGCCGGGCGCGCCGGGCTACGACTACGGGCACGGCAACTACGGCACCATCCCCGCCCCGCAGCCCGGCTTCCAGCCGCCCCCGCCGTACTCCTACCCGGGCGCCGCGGCCGCCCCAG ggTATGCTGTTCCTCCACCGACTTCACAGCCAGGCTATTCGAGCACGTACACCATTATTCAGCAGCCTGCCACCACCACTTCTGTAGTAGTAGTTGGTGGCTGTCCTGCCTGCAG GGTTGGCGTGTTGGAGGACACCTTCACCTGTCTTGGTGTTTTGTGTGCCATTGTATTCTTTCCAATTGGGATTCTGTTCTGCCTTGCACTGAGGCAGAGAAGATGCCCTAACTGTGGGGCAGCTTTTGGCTGA